DNA from Asanoa sp. WMMD1127:
CTGGTCGTCGTCGGCGACCACCGCACGCTCGCGCAACTGCACCTGGGGTGCCAGGGCGAGATTGTCGCGGGTGGGGTAACTCACGGGCGCGGGGCTCTCCGGCGCCGGCGAGCGGGTGATCGAACGCACGCTGGACCGCTCGAGCGCGCGGCTCTCCCGGGCCTCGGCGAGCTCCGCCTCGGCCGCCTCCAGACGGCTGGGCGAGCGGTCGCCGCGGTCGGTGTGCCGGGTGGACCGGGCCCGCGGCACCGCCGGGGCGTCGTCGGCCTCGTCCTCCTCGTCGGCGAACTCCTCGGCGTACCGGCTGGACCGGTAGCGGGACTCGCGGTAGCCGGCATCGCCGGACCGGCTCGTCCCGGACCGACCGTCGTAGCCGTCGTCGTAGCTCCGGTCGTCGTCTTCCTCTTCGACCAACCCGAGCCAGACGCCCGCCTTTCGCAACGCTCCCATGTGCCGCGCCCCTCCGTCCGCCGTGTGGCGCGTGCCCCCCTGCACGAACCACTGTCACGCGCGTGGACTCCGCCTATGCATCGGCACCAAGCCAACCTTCCTTTGCCGTCACCCTCCCAGATGACGGCACGCCCCCCGGCGCTGCGAAGCTCGGCATGGAAAACAACACCGATGTAGTTTGGTGTCCGCCGTCAGGCTACCCCAGGTAGTGACGCTTACCGAGCAACGCGCTACCGATCCGCACATGTGTCGCGCCATGTCTTATGGCGTTTTCCAGGTCATCGGACATTCCCGCCGACAGGACCGTGGCTGTCGGATGATCGACATGGAACGCGGCCGCGATCTCGGCCAGCCGGGCGAACGCCGCGTCCGGCTCGGCGCCCAGCGGCGCCACCGCCATCAGGCCCGCCAGGCGCAGCGCGTCGGCGCCCGCCACCGCCCCGGCGACGCCGGCGAGGCCCCGGTCCGGGTCGGCCGAGTCGGGCAGCGCGCCGCCCCGCTCCGGGTCGCCGTCGAGGCTCACCTGGACCAGGACGTCGAGCACCCGTTCATGCCCCTGGGCGCCACGGTCGAGCGCCGCCGCCAGGCGGACGCTGTCGACGGAGTGGACCACGTCGGCGTACGCGCTGACGGACCTGGCCTTGTTGCGCTGGAGCTGGCCGACGAAGTGCCAGCGCACCCGCCGACCCACCTCGGCCGCCTTGGGCGCCGCCTCCTGGTCCTTGTTCTCCCCGATGTCGGTGACGCCGAGGTCGGCCAGCAGTGCCACGTCGCCGGCCGGGTAGGTCTTGGTGACGGCGACCAGGGTCACGTCGTCGGTACGGCCGGCGGCGGACCGGGCGGCGTCGATCCGGGCACGCACGCGCGCCAGGTTCTCCGCCAGCTCGGCCCGCCGGGTGTCGTCAGCAGCACTCACGTGCTCAGGCTATTAGGAGCCGTGCCAGGCCTCCCGAAGGCGCCTCCGGCGCACGTCAAGACCTAGGAGCCGTTCTTCAGGAAGTCGGGCACATCGACGTCGTCGAACAGCACGCGGCGGGCCGGCTGGGGCGGCGCCACGGGCGGCGGGGTGGTCTCGACCGGCGCCGGGGAGACCGGCTGCGGCTGGACCGCCTTGCGCACCGGCTCGGCGGGCTTGTAGGCGGGCGTGCCGCCGTCGAACCCGGCCGCGATGACGGTGACCCGCACCTCGTCGCCGAGCGCGTCGTCGATGACCGCGCCGAAGATGATGTTGGCGTCGGGGTGGGCCGCGTCGGTGACCAGCTGGGCCGCGTCGTTGATCTCGAACAGGCCGAGGTCGGAGCCGCCGGCGATGGAGAGCAGCACGCCGCGCGCGCCGTCCATGCTCTGCTCGAGCAGCGGACTGGAGATCGCCGCCTCGGCCGCCTCCACCGCGCGGTTGTCGCCGCGGGCGCTGCCGATGCCCATCAGCGCGCTGCCGGCGCCGCTCATCACGCTCTTGACGTCGGCGAAGTCGAGGTTGATCAGACCCGGCGTGGTGATCAGGTCGGTGATGCCCTGGACACCGGAGAGCAGCACCTGGTCGGCCTGGCGGAACGCGTCCATCATGCTGATGCCGCGGTCGCCGAGCGCCAGGAGCCGGTCGTTGGGGATCACGATCAGGGTGTCGCACTGGTTGCGCAGCTCGTCGATGCCGGCCTCGGCCTGCACCTGGCGCCGCTTGCCCTCGAACGAGAACGGCCGGGTGACCACGCCGATGGTCAGCGCGCCGAGCTTGCGGGCGATGTTGGCGACCACCGGCGCGCCGCCGGTGCCCGTGCCGCCGCCCTCGCCGCACGTCACGAAGACCATGTCGGCGCCCTTGAGCACCTCTTCGATCTCGTCGCGGTGGTCCTCGGCGGCGCTCTTGCCGACGTCGGGGTTGGCGCCGGCGCCGAGCCCGCGGGTCAGCTCGCGACCCACGTCGAGCTTGACGTCGGCGTCGCTCATCAGCAGCGCCTGGGCGTCGGTGTTGATGGCGATGAACTCGACGCCCTTGAGGCCGACCTCGATCATCCGGTTGACGGCGTTGACGCCACCGCCACCGATGCCGACGACCTTGATGACCGCCAGGTAGTTGTGCGGAGGTGTCATCGGGGGTGCCTTCCCTTCCCGTGTGCGGCCGGACGCGGCATGCCGCCGCTACGCGAAGGGCAAGGGAGGAAACCCTCACCCTCTACTAGAGGCTTAGAGTTATGTCAACTGCTCGGCCTCTGGGGCAACGTAAGCGGGACACGACCGTGATCCAAGGACCAGCTACGGCGTGTCGCCACGCGGTTCTTCTTCAGCGGATCGTGACGACCTCGGGATCGCTGACGTCGATCGTCTTTCCGTCCCTTTGCAGGAGGGCCGTGGTCACCGTCGCCTTGTCGGCGTTGCGGCTCGCGTCGCCCCACACGACCGTGCGGCCGCCGGAGAGCTTGAGGCTGATCTGCGCCGGCCCGGTCACGCTGACCTCGACCAGCTGGCGGCGCAACGGCGTCGAGAGGGCGGCGATCACCTCGACTGCGCCCCGGGTGCCGTCGACGTTGCCGCGCGGGTCGGCGATCTTCACCAGCGGCAGGTGCGCCGGGCGGCGCTTGAGCTCCTGGAAGGCGACGCCGAACCGGTCGACCACCAGGAACCGTTTGCCCTCCGGCACGACGGCCTCGGGCGTGCGCTCGACCACCACGATGCGCAGCCCGCCCGGCCAGTCACGGGTCACCGTCGCCCGCTCCACCGCCGGCAGCGTGCCGACGCGCGCGCCGATCGCCGCCAGGTCGAGCCGGGCCAGCGGCGCGCCGGACCGGACGGCGGCCGCGGTGCGCACCTGGTCGGGCGTGACGAGCGCGGCGCCGTCGACGGCGACCGTGCGGACGCCCAACAGGCTGGACCCCAGCACCAGCCAGGCCAGCAGCCCCAGCACGGCCAGCGAGGCGAAGCCCACCGCCCAGGGCAGCACGGCCCGCAGCCGCCGGCGGCGGGCCCGTTGCATGAACCGGCGCACCGACGACGGCATCGCGTCGCTGCCCGCACGGACCAGGGTCCAGCGGCGTCGCTCCGGCGCGCCGCCGCCGGGCCGGACGGTCATCAGCCCGCGACCGGCGACACCGAACCCGCGGCCGTGCCACCCACGGCCGGGTCGGCCGCCGAGAGCGCGGCGAGCAGCTCGTCACCGAGCAGCGAGCTCGGCGGGGCGCCCATCGTCACCACCAGGTCGCCGGGGCGCGCCCGGCGGACCACCTCGGCCGGCACCGCGTCCCAGTCGGGCACGAACACCTTGTGCTCGGCCGGCAGGCCGATCGCCGCGGTCAGCGCGACGCCACCCTCACCCGGGCCCCGGGTCTCGCCCGGCCCGAAGACCTCGAGCACGATCGCCTCGTCGGCCAACGCCAGCGCCGCGGCGAGCTCGGCCTCCATGTCGCGGGTGCGGTAGACCCGGTAGGGCTGGAACACCACCACGAGCCGGCCACCGGACGCCACCTCGCGCAACGTCTCCAGCGCGGCGGTGACCGACACCGGGTGGTACGCGTACTCGTCGTAGACGACGACGCCGTTGGCGACGCCCTTGCGCTCGAACCGCCGCCGCACACCGGGGAACGCGCCCAGCGCCTCGACCGCGACCGGCAGCGCCACGCCCAGCTCCACCGCGGCCAGCAGGGCAGCGGCGCTGTTGAGCCCGAAGTGGCCGCCCGGCACCGGCAGCCGGATCTCGCCGATCGCCTCGCCCCGCAGCCGCGCCTCGTAGCGGACGCCGAGCACCGAGGACGAGACGTCGGTCAGCCGCAGGTCGGCGTCGTCGGCCACGCCGTAGGTCAGCACCCGGCGGCCCTCGGCGCGCAGCGTCTCGGCCAGCCGCCGGGTGCCGTCGTTGTCGGCGCACGTCACCACGAAGCCGGCCGGGTCGGTCAGCCGGGCGTACTCCAGGAACGCCGTCTCGAGCCCCGCCAGGTCGCCGTAGGTGTTGAGGTGGTCGGCGTCGATGTTCGTGATGATCGACACGAACGGCCGGTAGAGCAGGAACGAGCGGTCGCTCTCGTCCGCCTCGGCCACGAACAGGTCGCCGCTGCCGTGGTGGGCGTTGGAGCCGACCTCGGAGATCTCGCCGCCGATCACGAACGACGGGTCGAACCCGGCGTGCTGCAGGATCAGCGTAACCATCGACGTGGTGGTGGTCTTGCCGTGCGTGCCGGCCACGGCGACGGTGCGCCGGCCGGTCATCGCGGCCGCCAGCGCCTCGGACCGGTGCATGATCCGCAGGCCGCGCCGACGGGCCTCCTCGAGCTCGAGATGGTCCTGCGGGATGGCGGTGGAGTAGACCACCGTGTCGACGCCGTCCAGGTTCTCCGGGACGTGTCGCATGTGGATGGTGCCGCCGAGCGCCCGCAGGCCGGCCAGCGCCGGCCACTCCCGCAGCTCGCTGCCGGAGGTCGGGATGCCCCGGGTCAGCAGCAGGCGGGCCAGCCCGCTCATGCCGACGCCACCCACGCCGATCAGGTGGACCGTGCCCAGTTCTTCCGCGGCCACCGTGCCGGCGGGGGTGAAGTTCGCGATGTCAAGCCCTGCCACCGTGCCTCGCTCTCGTCAGTCACACTCAGCCGTGGGTAGCCGCTTCGTAAACGAAGTCGAGCAACGCCTCGTCACCGTCGCGCCGGCCGTAGGCGGCGGCCGCGTGCCCCATCTGGGCCAGCCGGTGCGGGTCGCGCAGCAACGGGATCACCGTGCGCTCGACCCAGGCGGGCGTCATCTCGCCGTCGTCGACCAGGAGCCCGCCGCCGGCGTCGACCACCGGCTGGGCGTTGCGGCTCTGCTCCTGGTTGCTGTACGGGTACGGGACGAAGATCGTCGGCAGGCCGATCGCGGACACCTCGGCGACCGTCATCGCGCCGCCCCGGCTCAGCATCAGGTCGGCGGCCGCGTAGCCGAGCTCCATCTCGCTCAGGTAGGGCACGGTCACGTAGGGCACCGGCAGGTCGTTGGGCACCGAGACCGGCTCGTTGCGGGCGCCGATCACGTGCAGCACCTGCACGCCGGCCCGGGACAGCTCCTTGGCGGCGCCGGCCACGGCCAGGTTGATCGAGCGGGCGCCCTGCGAGCCGCCGGAGACGAACAGCACGGGCAGGTCGGGGCGCAGGCCGAAGCGGGCCCGGGCGGCGGCCGAGGCGGCCCGCCGGTCGAGGTGGGCGATCGAGGACCGCAGCGGCACGCCGACCACCCGGGCGTCCTTGAGCGAGTCGGCCTGCCGCGGCTGGTGCGGGAAGCCGACCGCCACGTATTTGGTGAAGCGCATGCCCATCCGGTTGGCCACGCCCGGCGGCACGTTGACCTCGTGGACCACGATCGGCGTCTCGCGCCGCCACGCCGCCAGGTAGCCGGGCACCGACACGTAGCCGCCGAAGCCCACCACCACGTCGGCACGGACCTCGTCGAGGACCTTGCCGGCCGCGCGGGTCGAGGTCACCATCCGGTCCGGCGTGCGCAGCAGCGCCATGTTGATCGACCGGGGCAGCTGGAAGGCCGGGATCTGCCGCAGGTCGTAGCCCTGCGGCGGGATGAGCTCGTTCTCCAGGCCCTTGGGGGTGCCGAGGCAGGTGATCCGGACCGATGGATCGTGGCGGCGCAGGCAGTCGGCGAAGGCGAGCAACGGGTAGATGTGCCCACCCGTCCCTCCACCAGCCAGCACGACCGACCGCAGCGGACCCATCACCGTCTCCTCTCGCCACCCACGCCGGCGCGGTCACGCGCGGCGCGTCCGGCGGCGGGCGCCGTCGGACGGCTGGCCTTCGGCGCCTGGGGCAACGGAGGCAGCGGGGCCCAGAGTAGTCGGACCCACCTGGCCGGCGGGCGGGCATGCAGGGCACGCGCGGCATCGGGCTCGGCGCGGGCGAACGAGGCCAGCATGCCGACGCCGGCCAGGGTCACCACCAGGGCGCTGCCGCCGTCGGAGATGAACGGCAGCGGCAGGCCGGTGATCGGGATGAGGCCGACCACCCCACCGATGTTGATCAGCGCCTGGGCCACCAGCCAGGTGGTCAGCGCGGCGGCCACCAGGCGGCGGAACGGATCGTCGATCCGCCGGGCGATCCGCAGGCCGGTGTACGCCAGCACGCCGAACAGGGCGAGCACGACGGCGCAGCCGATCACGCCCAGCTCCTCGGCGATCACGGCGAAGATGAAGTCGTTGTCGGCCGCCGGCAGCCAGTTCCACTTGAGCCGGCCCTCACCGAGCCCGACCCCGAACCAGCCGCCATTGTCGATCGCGTTCCGGGCCTGAATGCCCTGGTAGCAGTCGTTGGAGGCGCAGTTCTCGGGCGGGTTGTACCAGGTCAGCAACCGGGTGAACCGGTAGTTGCCCCCGTCCTCGCCGTCGGAGCCGCCGCCCCGGGACGCCGCGGCGATGAGCCCGCCGATGCCGACCAGGCCGACCGCGGAGAGCCCCGCGAAGACCCGCATGCGCACGCCGGCGGCCCACAGCATGCCGACCATGATGGCCAGCAGGATCAGCATCGTGCCGAGGTCGTTGTAACCGACCAGCACGAACAGCAGCGCGACCACCGGGAACAGCGGCATGGCCAGCTCACGCCAGTAGCTCAGCGCGGGTCCCTTGCGGCTGATCACGTCGGCGGCCCAGAGGATCAGACCGATCTTGACGAACTCGGACGGCTGCACCTGGACGGAGCCGATGTGCAGCCAGAGCAGGTCGCTCTGGATCGGGCCGAGCCGCACGACCTTGACGTCGCGGACGGCGGCCAGCGCGTTGAGGCCGTTGAGGAACAGCAGCAGCGCGATCGCGAAGCCCAGCACCGGGCGGGCCAGCGCCCGGAACGTGCGGGCCGGCAGCCGCTGGCAGACCCAGAAGGCCAGGACGCCGATCACGGCGAATATGGCCTGCTTGGTCACGGCCGAGAAGGGGTCACCGTCGGCGGCGATGTCGCGCGGACCGGTCGCCGAGAAGACCATGGTGAGGCCGATCAGCAGCAGCAGGCCCGCGCTGGAGATCAGCAGGTAGTAGGACGCCAGCGGACGGCCGAGCAGCCCGCGCAGCGCCGCCACGCCGCCGTCGAACAGCGAGCGGCGGGTCTGCGCGGCCACCGAACCCGGTTTCGCTTCCTCCCCCACCGGCCCATCATCGACGCTCGGCGCGCCCGGACAGCGGAGAAACTTTCGGCGTGTCGGCCCTGGCGTCAGCTGACCGCGGCGAGGAAGTCGCTGTAGAAGAGGCCGAGGGCCATCGCGACGCCGATCCCGGCGATGATCCAGAAGCGCACGACAATGTTGACCTCGCTCCACCCCGCCAGCTCGAAGTGGTGCTGGAGCGGCGACATCCGGAAGACGCGCTTGCCGGTGGTCCGGAACGAGATGATCTGGATGACCACCGACATCGTGATGATCACGAAGAGCCCGCCGATGATCGGCAGCAGCAGCACGGTGCGGGTCGACATCGCCATGCCGGCGATCAGGCCACCGAGGCCCAGCGCTCCGGTGTCGCCCATGAAGATCCGGGCCGGCGAGGTGTTCCACCAGAGGAAGCCCACACACGCGCCGGCGGCCGCGCCGGCGATCAGGGCTATCTCCAGCGGATCGCGTACGGCGTAGCAGTAGGTGTCGGCACCGGCCTTCACGTAGGTCGGGTCGGCGCACCAGTGCCGGTACTGCCAGAACGCGATCAACGCGTACGCGCCGAGCACCATCGTGGAGGCGCCGGTGGCCAGGCCGTCCAGCCCGTCGGTCAGGTTGACGCCGTTGGTCGCGGCCAGCACCACGAACACGAACAGGATCACCGAGCCGACCTTGCCGATGTCGAGCCAGCTCACCTCGCGGATGAACGAGACCGCGGTGCTGCCGACGGTCTCCGTGTTGGTGCGGCTGCCCGTCGTGTCGAGCATCGTGCTCGGGAAGTAGAGCGCGACGATGCCGAAGGTGGCGCCGACCAGGAGCTGGCCGAGCAGCTTGCCCCGCTTGTTGAGGCCGCCGCTGTGCCGCCGGCGGACCTTGAGGAAGTCGTCGATGAAGCCCACGGCGCCGCAGAAGACCAGCAGGCCCAGCAGCACCAACGCGGTGATGGTCGGGCCGACCTGGAAGATCTGCTGGGACGGCAGGGTGGTCAGCGCGAGGTGCCCGGCGACGTACGCGATGACGGTGGCCACGATGAAGACCACGCCGCCCATCGTCGGTGTGCCCTTCTTGCCCATGTGCATCTGCGGGCCGTCGGCGCGGATCGGCTGGCCGGCCTTGAGCCGGGTGAACACCTTGATCGCGAGCGGGGTGCCGAACAGCGAGACGAGGAACGCCACCGCGATGGCGACGATGACCGCCCTCACGCCGTGGTCCCGTTCTCACGCAACGCGTCGACCACGTCCCAGGTGCGGTAGCGGGAGCCCTTCACCAGCACCACGTCGCCCGGCCGCAGATCGGCCCGCAGCGCGTCGATCGCCGCCGCCTGGTCGCCCACCACCACCGACCTGCCTTCCCAGCCCGGATGGGCCGTCGCGCCGTCGTGGATCGCCTCGGCCGCCGCGCTGACCACGACCAGCCGGTCGACGCCCAGCTCGGCGGCGAGCCGCCCGACCTCTTCGTGTCCGGAACGCTCGAACTCGCCCAGCTCGGCCATGTAACCGAGCACGGCGACCGTACGCCGCCCCCTGCCGATGGTCGCCAGCGCCCGCAGCGCCGCGCTCGTCGACGCCGGGTTGGCGTTGTAGGAGTCGTCGATGACGGTCACGCCGTCGGACCGGTCGAACACGTCCATCCGGCGGCCGGACCGCAGCTCCAGCTCGCCCAGCGCCTCGCCCAGCTCGCGCAGGGGCATGCCCAGCTCGCGGGCCACCGCCGCGGCGGCGAGCGTGTTGGCGACCTGGTGGCGGCCGGGGATCCGCAGCCGCACGGGCACGCTGCCCCGGGCCACCCGCAGCGTGTAGGAAGCCTGGCCGCGGGAGTCGAGCGTCACGTCGTCGGCTCGCACGTCGGCGTCCGGCGCCTCGCCGACCAGCACGACCCGGCCACGCGTGCGCACGGCCATCTTCCGGACCCGCTCGTCGTCGGCGTTGAGGATCGCCACCCCGTCCACGGGTACGGCCTCCGCCAGCTCGCCCTTGGCCGTCGCGATGTTGTCGACCGAGCCGAACTCGCCGATGTGCGAGTTGCCGACGTTGAGCACCACGCCGACCCGCGGCCGGGCGATGCCGGCGAGGTAGCTGATGTGCCCGGCGCCCCGGGCGCCCATCTCCAGCACCAGGAAGCGGGTCTGCTCGTCGGCCTTGAGCACGGTGTGCGGGAAGCCGAGCTCGTTGTTGAGCGAGCCGGCCGGCGCGACCGTCGGGCCCAGCCGGGCGGTCAGCTGGGCGACCAGGTCCTTGGTGGTGGTCTTGCCGGACGAGCCGGTCAGCCCGATCACGGACAGGTCCGGCAGCCGGGACAGCACGGCCCGCGCCAGGCCCGCCAGCGCCGCCAGCGCGTCGTCGACCAGGACCATCGGCACGCCCTCGACGGGGCGGGTGCCGAGCACCGCGACCGCGCCGTCGGCCACCGCGGCCGCGGCGAACTCGTGGCCGTCGACCTTCTCGCCGGGGAACGCGACGAACAGTCCGCCGGCCATGGGCTTGCGGGAGTCGTATTCCACCGGCCCGGTCACCACGGCGGCCGGATCGGCGCCGGCGAGCCGGCCCTCGACCGCGGCGGCCACCTCGTCGAGGCGCATGCCGATCATCGCTGGCCCACCAGGTGGCCGAACCGGGCGCGCAGTGCCGCCGCCAGCTCGACCCGGTCGTCGAACGGGTGCGTCACGCCGGCCACCTCCTGCCCTCGTTCGTGCCCCTTGCCGAGCACCGCGATCACGTCGTCGTCACCGGCCCGCCGGACCGCCTCGTCGATGGCCGCCCGCCGCCCGCCGGTGATCTCCTCGACCGCCGCCGGCCCGGCACCCCGCGCGCCGGTCAGGACCTCGGCCCGGATCGCGGCCGGCTCCTCGGTGCGCGGGTTGTCGTCGGTCACCAGCACCAGGTCGGCGCCCTCGGCCGCGGCGGCGCCCATCAGCGGGCGCTTGCCCCGGTCGCGGTCGCCGCCCGCGCCGATCACGCAGATCAGCCGGCCGCCTCGCGACTGCGCCCGGGCGCGCAGCGCGCGCAGCGCGGCCACGATCGCGTCGGGCTTGTGCGCGTAGTCGACGACGCCGATGACGGGGCCCGGCGCGTCGACCACCTCGAGCCGGCCCGGCACGCCCGGGCAGGCGGCCACGCCGGCCGCCGCGGTGGCCGGGTCGACGCCGACCGCGGCCAGCGAGGCGATCGCGAGCAGCGCGTTGGCCACGTTGTGCAGGCCGGGCAGGGCGACGCCGGCGTCGACGGCGCCGGCCGGGCCGTGCGCCGTGAAGGCCTGGCCGTAGCCGGCGTCGGCGACCCCGTCGGCCCACCAGGTCGCGGCGCGGTCGCCGGCGGCCGAGTAGGTGACGGTGGCGGGCTTGCGCAGCGGCGTCAGGGCCGGGTCGTCGAAGTTGAGGATCTCGACCCGGCAGCGCCCGTCGAAGAGCCGGGCCTTGGCGGCGAAGTAGTCGTCGCGGTCGGCGTGGAAGTCGAGGTGGTCCTGGCCGAAGTTGGTGTAGCCGCCGACCGCGAAGCGCACGCCGCCGACGCGGCCCATCGCCAGGGCGTGGCTCGACACCTCCATGACGACCGCGGTGACACCCTGCTCGCGGGCGACCGCCAGCAGGGCGTGCAGGTCGGTGGCCTCCGGGGTGGTGCGCACGCTGTCGACGACGAGGTCGCCGAGGCGCGTCTCGACGGTGCCGATCAGCCCGGTCACGTGGCCGGCCGCGCGCAGCCCGGACTCGAC
Protein-coding regions in this window:
- the sepF gene encoding cell division protein SepF, which gives rise to MGALRKAGVWLGLVEEEDDDRSYDDGYDGRSGTSRSGDAGYRESRYRSSRYAEEFADEEDEADDAPAVPRARSTRHTDRGDRSPSRLEAAEAELAEARESRALERSSVRSITRSPAPESPAPVSYPTRDNLALAPQVQLRERAVVADDDQRYQITTLHPTTYREARTIGEHFRDGVPVIINLTEMDESDARRLVDFAAGLAFGLRGTIERVTNRVFLLSPANVQVTAEDKAKIAEGGFFTLP
- a CDS encoding YggS family pyridoxal phosphate-dependent enzyme, which translates into the protein MSAADDTRRAELAENLARVRARIDAARSAAGRTDDVTLVAVTKTYPAGDVALLADLGVTDIGENKDQEAAPKAAEVGRRVRWHFVGQLQRNKARSVSAYADVVHSVDSVRLAAALDRGAQGHERVLDVLVQVSLDGDPERGGALPDSADPDRGLAGVAGAVAGADALRLAGLMAVAPLGAEPDAAFARLAEIAAAFHVDHPTATVLSAGMSDDLENAIRHGATHVRIGSALLGKRHYLG
- the ftsZ gene encoding cell division protein FtsZ encodes the protein MTPPHNYLAVIKVVGIGGGGVNAVNRMIEVGLKGVEFIAINTDAQALLMSDADVKLDVGRELTRGLGAGANPDVGKSAAEDHRDEIEEVLKGADMVFVTCGEGGGTGTGGAPVVANIARKLGALTIGVVTRPFSFEGKRRQVQAEAGIDELRNQCDTLIVIPNDRLLALGDRGISMMDAFRQADQVLLSGVQGITDLITTPGLINLDFADVKSVMSGAGSALMGIGSARGDNRAVEAAEAAISSPLLEQSMDGARGVLLSIAGGSDLGLFEINDAAQLVTDAAHPDANIIFGAVIDDALGDEVRVTVIAAGFDGGTPAYKPAEPVRKAVQPQPVSPAPVETTPPPVAPPQPARRVLFDDVDVPDFLKNGS
- a CDS encoding FtsQ-type POTRA domain-containing protein is translated as MTVRPGGGAPERRRWTLVRAGSDAMPSSVRRFMQRARRRRLRAVLPWAVGFASLAVLGLLAWLVLGSSLLGVRTVAVDGAALVTPDQVRTAAAVRSGAPLARLDLAAIGARVGTLPAVERATVTRDWPGGLRIVVVERTPEAVVPEGKRFLVVDRFGVAFQELKRRPAHLPLVKIADPRGNVDGTRGAVEVIAALSTPLRRQLVEVSVTGPAQISLKLSGGRTVVWGDASRNADKATVTTALLQRDGKTIDVSDPEVVTIR
- the murC gene encoding UDP-N-acetylmuramate--L-alanine ligase, with product MAGLDIANFTPAGTVAAEELGTVHLIGVGGVGMSGLARLLLTRGIPTSGSELREWPALAGLRALGGTIHMRHVPENLDGVDTVVYSTAIPQDHLELEEARRRGLRIMHRSEALAAAMTGRRTVAVAGTHGKTTTTSMVTLILQHAGFDPSFVIGGEISEVGSNAHHGSGDLFVAEADESDRSFLLYRPFVSIITNIDADHLNTYGDLAGLETAFLEYARLTDPAGFVVTCADNDGTRRLAETLRAEGRRVLTYGVADDADLRLTDVSSSVLGVRYEARLRGEAIGEIRLPVPGGHFGLNSAAALLAAVELGVALPVAVEALGAFPGVRRRFERKGVANGVVVYDEYAYHPVSVTAALETLREVASGGRLVVVFQPYRVYRTRDMEAELAAALALADEAIVLEVFGPGETRGPGEGGVALTAAIGLPAEHKVFVPDWDAVPAEVVRRARPGDLVVTMGAPPSSLLGDELLAALSAADPAVGGTAAGSVSPVAG
- the murG gene encoding undecaprenyldiphospho-muramoylpentapeptide beta-N-acetylglucosaminyltransferase; amino-acid sequence: MGPLRSVVLAGGGTGGHIYPLLAFADCLRRHDPSVRITCLGTPKGLENELIPPQGYDLRQIPAFQLPRSINMALLRTPDRMVTSTRAAGKVLDEVRADVVVGFGGYVSVPGYLAAWRRETPIVVHEVNVPPGVANRMGMRFTKYVAVGFPHQPRQADSLKDARVVGVPLRSSIAHLDRRAASAAARARFGLRPDLPVLFVSGGSQGARSINLAVAGAAKELSRAGVQVLHVIGARNEPVSVPNDLPVPYVTVPYLSEMELGYAAADLMLSRGGAMTVAEVSAIGLPTIFVPYPYSNQEQSRNAQPVVDAGGGLLVDDGEMTPAWVERTVIPLLRDPHRLAQMGHAAAAYGRRDGDEALLDFVYEAATHG
- a CDS encoding putative peptidoglycan glycosyltransferase FtsW, which translates into the protein MGEEAKPGSVAAQTRRSLFDGGVAALRGLLGRPLASYYLLISSAGLLLLIGLTMVFSATGPRDIAADGDPFSAVTKQAIFAVIGVLAFWVCQRLPARTFRALARPVLGFAIALLLFLNGLNALAAVRDVKVVRLGPIQSDLLWLHIGSVQVQPSEFVKIGLILWAADVISRKGPALSYWRELAMPLFPVVALLFVLVGYNDLGTMLILLAIMVGMLWAAGVRMRVFAGLSAVGLVGIGGLIAAASRGGGSDGEDGGNYRFTRLLTWYNPPENCASNDCYQGIQARNAIDNGGWFGVGLGEGRLKWNWLPAADNDFIFAVIAEELGVIGCAVVLALFGVLAYTGLRIARRIDDPFRRLVAAALTTWLVAQALINIGGVVGLIPITGLPLPFISDGGSALVVTLAGVGMLASFARAEPDAARALHARPPARWVRLLWAPLPPLPQAPKASRPTAPAAGRAARDRAGVGGERRR
- the mraY gene encoding phospho-N-acetylmuramoyl-pentapeptide-transferase, whose protein sequence is MRAVIVAIAVAFLVSLFGTPLAIKVFTRLKAGQPIRADGPQMHMGKKGTPTMGGVVFIVATVIAYVAGHLALTTLPSQQIFQVGPTITALVLLGLLVFCGAVGFIDDFLKVRRRHSGGLNKRGKLLGQLLVGATFGIVALYFPSTMLDTTGSRTNTETVGSTAVSFIREVSWLDIGKVGSVILFVFVVLAATNGVNLTDGLDGLATGASTMVLGAYALIAFWQYRHWCADPTYVKAGADTYCYAVRDPLEIALIAGAAAGACVGFLWWNTSPARIFMGDTGALGLGGLIAGMAMSTRTVLLLPIIGGLFVIITMSVVIQIISFRTTGKRVFRMSPLQHHFELAGWSEVNIVVRFWIIAGIGVAMALGLFYSDFLAAVS
- the murF gene encoding UDP-N-acetylmuramoyl-tripeptide--D-alanyl-D-alanine ligase, producing MIGMRLDEVAAAVEGRLAGADPAAVVTGPVEYDSRKPMAGGLFVAFPGEKVDGHEFAAAAVADGAVAVLGTRPVEGVPMVLVDDALAALAGLARAVLSRLPDLSVIGLTGSSGKTTTKDLVAQLTARLGPTVAPAGSLNNELGFPHTVLKADEQTRFLVLEMGARGAGHISYLAGIARPRVGVVLNVGNSHIGEFGSVDNIATAKGELAEAVPVDGVAILNADDERVRKMAVRTRGRVVLVGEAPDADVRADDVTLDSRGQASYTLRVARGSVPVRLRIPGRHQVANTLAAAAVARELGMPLRELGEALGELELRSGRRMDVFDRSDGVTVIDDSYNANPASTSAALRALATIGRGRRTVAVLGYMAELGEFERSGHEEVGRLAAELGVDRLVVVSAAAEAIHDGATAHPGWEGRSVVVGDQAAAIDALRADLRPGDVVLVKGSRYRTWDVVDALRENGTTA
- a CDS encoding UDP-N-acetylmuramoyl-L-alanyl-D-glutamate--2,6-diaminopimelate ligase; this encodes MRKPGTDRVGSDAVPGNPRPRAVAPVRLADLAALVGAGIDAATDVAVTGITHASGEVRPGDLYAALPGARRHGAEFVPAVAAAGAVAVLTDPAGAPAAAAAGLPAIVVDDPREALGAVAARVYGDPTADLAVIGLTGTAGKTSTAYLVESGLRAAGHVTGLIGTVETRLGDLVVDSVRTTPEATDLHALLAVAREQGVTAVVMEVSSHALAMGRVGGVRFAVGGYTNFGQDHLDFHADRDDYFAAKARLFDGRCRVEILNFDDPALTPLRKPATVTYSAAGDRAATWWADGVADAGYGQAFTAHGPAGAVDAGVALPGLHNVANALLAIASLAAVGVDPATAAAGVAACPGVPGRLEVVDAPGPVIGVVDYAHKPDAIVAALRALRARAQSRGGRLICVIGAGGDRDRGKRPLMGAAAAEGADLVLVTDDNPRTEEPAAIRAEVLTGARGAGPAAVEEITGGRRAAIDEAVRRAGDDDVIAVLGKGHERGQEVAGVTHPFDDRVELAAALRARFGHLVGQR